One stretch of Bombina bombina isolate aBomBom1 chromosome 7, aBomBom1.pri, whole genome shotgun sequence DNA includes these proteins:
- the LOC128636605 gene encoding olfactory receptor 8K1-like: protein MDKDNHTLVTFLILKGISDIPELQTLIFLLILLIYLIIVGGNVTILLLVYLDHHLHTPMYFFLGNLSLMDICSTTVTLHKVLGSFITKDYTISLQTCISQMFVFSSLARDEMFILTAMSYDRYVAISYVFIIITILKIRNSDGRLKAFYTCSSHLTVVILLYATLFFLYLRQTDSLVSKKISSLFNTAVVPLLNPIIYSLKNKDVKSALRRQLKHIMLIV from the exons ATGGATAAAGATAACCATACCTTGGTGACATTTCTCATTCTTAAAGGAATTTCAGACATCCCTGAACTCCAAACACTGATCTTTCTTTTGATCCTTCTAATTTATCTCATAATTGTTGGAGGTAACGTGACGATTCTTCTGCTTGTCTACTTGGATCATCACTTGCACACTCCCATGTATTTCTTCCTAGGAAACCTATCTCTAATGGATATATGCTCCACCACCGTAACTCTACATAAGGTCCTTGGAAGCTTCATAACAAAGGATTACACTATATCACTTCAAACTTGTATTTCTCAGATGTTTGTATTCTCCTCATTGGCTAGAGATGAGATGTTTATACTGACAGCTATGAGCTACGATCGATATGTGGCCATAT CTTACGTTTTCATCATAATCACCATATTGAAGATCCGCAACAGTGATGGAAGGCTCAAAGCCTTCTACACATGTTCCTCACACCTTACGGTTGTCATCCTTCTTTATGCAACTCTTTTCTTTCTATATTTAAGACAAACGGACAGTTTGGTGTCAAAGAAAATATCGTCGTTGTTTAACACGGCAGTTGTTCCTTTACTAAATCCAATTATTTACAGTTTGAAAAATAAAGATGTAAAGTCGGCTCTAAGACGACAGCTGAAACACATTATGTTAATAGTTTAA
- the LOC128667151 gene encoding uncharacterized protein C6orf132 homolog, translating to MHPPPPPPQRISPPQPLVQRVQQEYAPRHELGWSASVDDPDLMPPALQDDTWQDPWPEDYSFGLEGEPSQPRRVDVFTPPHQYQASQGLYHQAEWVHTSRQWDYQSIRRSPPSASLGRAPASEEEHIAVSIPQAAPPVIIPQAAPAVIPQAAPAVIPQAAPAVIPQAAPAVIPQAAPAVIPQAAPAVIQQAAPAVIHQAAPAAEDVQVETAARGEPAPRIPAGEEPLDPLTSAMGDKYIALQRRQTSTCERLTSTCERMQRDQRRFYRNQQTLLQRSIELQRDMAASLSCIVQNQSQIFRTCRCRVTTDGGNKTICWVCWWSISHTSRTLPPACHLWPALQLNHRNPHNPEEPGDPLQAPHNPHPRRPKK from the coding sequence atgcatccacctcccCCACCGCCACAAAGAATATCTCCACCTCAACCActggtccagagagtccagcaagagtatgctcccaggcatgagctgggttggagtgcCTCTGTTGATGATCCAGATCTCATGCCACCAGCATTGCAAGACGATacctggcaggatccctggccggaggactattcctttggcttggagggggagccaagtcagccccgaagggtagatgtctttacccccccccaccaatatcaggccagtcagggattataccaccaggctgagtgggtgcacaccagtcggcaatgggactaccagtccatccggagatctccaccatctgcttcccttggaagagctccagcatctgaggaggagcatatagctgtcagcattcctcaggcagcaccgcctgtcataatccctcaggcagcaccagctgtgatcccacaagcagcaccagctgtgatcccacaagcagcaccagctgtgatccctcaggcagcaccagctgtgatccctcaggcagcaccagctgtgatccctcaggcagcaccagctgtgatccagcaagcagcaccagctgtcattcatcaggcagcaccagcagctgaggatgttcaagttgaaacagcagctagaggtgaacctgcgcctagaatccctgctggtgaagagcctttagatcctctgacttccgccatgggcgacaaatacattgccctccagaggaggcaaacatcaacctgcgagaggctcacatcaacctgcgagagaatgcagagagatcaacgcaggttttacaggaaccaacagactttactacagcgttccattgagctgcaacgggacatggcagcatctttaagttgtatcgtccagaaccaatctcagatatttcggacatgcagatgcagagtgacaacagatggtgggaacaaaaccatctgttgggtgtgttggtggagcatttcacacaccagcaggacattgcctccagcctgtcatctgtggccagcactccagctgaatcatcggaatccacacaacccagaagaaccaggagatccactccaggcacctcacaaCCCTCATCCAAGaaggccaaaaaaataa